CGAATAGCAAGATATTGGACATTGCGTTTTGAGTGAAGTAGCGGAAATGTGCTGTTAGCGCAAAAATACTCACCAAAACCCACACCGCATCGCCAATAATCATAGACCACGGACGCAAAAACAGCAGATCCACCATACGAGAAAGCCAATCAACAATTCGTCGACTCACAGGAATATCGGAGTAAATACCTAAGTTTTGTTCTTGATCCATATCTGTCTAATAGGGTTTAGCGTTAAAATTGATTTTTTGGGCGAATCAGATATACCAAGGTGTCTCAATCAAGTAGGCACAATAACCATGCTATTATTTTAAATCCAGAATATGCCCCATGAGTGATTTCTTTGTTCTAAGGTAAGCCAAATTCTCTTTTTTAGGAGGCATTTCAAGTGGCAATCTACTGACCACATTGATGAAACTATTGTCGAAAGCCTCTACTTTTTGCGGATTATTAGTCATGAGATGAATCTCCTTCACTCCCAAATCCGTCAACATTTCAATGGCCACCCCGTATGTCCGTTCATCTGGCTCAAATCCAAGATGGATGTTTGCATCAACTGTATTAATTCCTTTATCTTGAAGATTATAAGCCTTCATCTTATTGATAATGCCAATGCCCCTTCCTTCCTGACGAAGATACAATACTACACCTCCTTTCTCAGCCGTCACTTCCAATGCTCTTTCCAATTGCTCCCCACAATCGCACCGCAACGAACCAAAAATATCACCCGTCATGCACTCCGAATGAATCCGAACCACCACAGGTTTTGTCAAATCTGTATTTTCGCTTACCATAGCAATGTGAGGCTTAGCTGATTCTGGCGAATTGGCATAAGCAATCATCTGAAAAAGCCCCCATTTAGTAGGCAAAACACTTTCTGCTTGTCTCAACATATTTTTTGATTTTCTTCTATAACAGCAAAGTTACTGAAATAGTTATTGCAAAAACATGCCAAGCGCATCAAAAGCTTTTTGCTCAATAAGGAACGCTTCAAAAATAACTTCATCAATTTTATTTGATAATAAACTGATATTGAAGTATTTTTTTCATTTTCATTTATTCATAGCCCATTGTCCACTTCAACCAATTTTGTTCGGTTTCATTTAGATAAGGCGACAAACCATTCCACACCTTTTGATGATAAGTTTCCAACCACGCCATTTCATCTGATGTCAATAAGCGGTTGTCTATCAAATCCACTGCAATAGGAAAAAGTGTTAGTGCTTCAAATTGCAGAAAATTTTGAAATACAGAGTTAGTCGTTAACACCACATTTTCTGTACGGATGCCGTAGTTCCCCTCTTTATAGAAAGCAGGTTCAATCGTTGTGACCATACCCACTTCAAAAGCTATACTTAAATCTGCCGTAGCGCCTGAACCAAAACTCTGTGGCCCTTCATGCACATTCAAGCAAAAACCCACGCCATGACCAGTGCCATGCAAATAGTTCAAGCCATATTGCCACAAAGCCGTTTTCGCCAGTGCCTCCAATTGATAACCATTCGTACCGATTGGAAAAACTACTTTTGAAAGTTGGATAAAGCCCTTCAAAACCAATGTGAAATCCCGTTTTTCCTCAGCAGTTGGTACACCCAAACAAACTGTTCGGGTAATATCCGTAGTGCCACCTAAATATTGTCCGCCGCTATCCAACAAATACAAACCACTATTTTGCAGCATTTTATTCGAAGTACTGCTGGGATTGTAATGCGGACTTGCGCCACTTGACCGATAAGCCGAAATCGCCCCAAAACTATCCCCAATAAATTCCACTTGTTCGGCTCTAAACTCGTGCAAACGTTCCGCAGCAGTCCATTCATTTGCCTCTTTTCCTTCCTTCAATTGGGCATCTAACCAAACATAAAATTTCACCAAAGCCACCCCGTCTTTCACCATCACCTTGCGCCAATTTTCGATTTCCGTTTTGTTTTTGATTGCTTTCAAATAAGTCGTATGATTGGCCAATGTGCGAATGGTACAACTTGAAGGAATGGCGTTTTGCAGATAAGCATTGGTTTTTTGAGCATCAAATAGTACGGTACTTTTTGCAGGAAGAGCAGCCAATTGAAGGTAAATATGATTGTAAGGCTGCAATTCAATACCTTCATCTTGAAGTTGTTCTGCAATTGTATCAGTCACTTTTTGTTCGTCAATAAACAAAACTGCTTTTTCTGTCGACACCAAGGCAAAGGCATACACTACAGGATTGAAGGCTACATCGTTACCCCGAATATTGAAGAGCCAAGCAATATCATCCAAACTGCTCAACAGTTGAAAATCTGCTTTTTGCTCATCCAAAAATGCCCGCATTTCCTTCAATTTATCTGTACTCGACTTGCCACAATATTGCAGTTCATGGAGAAAAATGGGATGCAAGGGTAGGGGAGGGCGGTCTTGCCAAATCTCAGCCGATAAGTCACCCACTTCCTTCAATATTGTCTTTTTAGATTCAAAAACCTCCTGCATTTGTTGCAATTGTGCCACTGAAAACAAACGCCCATCATAACCAATTACTGCACCGATTGGTAAATGTTTTTTCAGCCAATACAAATGTTCAGGTGTATGTGCTTTCTGCAATTTCATCAGACCAATGCCCGAACCCTGCAATTGTGTTTCTGCTTGGGTAAAATAACGGGAATCTGTCCACAAATAGGCATCCTCCAATGTGATGACCAAAGTGCCTGCCGAACCTGTGAAGCCTGACAACCACTCTCTTATTTTCCAGTGATTGGCTATGTATTCGCTTTGATGTGGATCAGTTGAAGGAATGATATAAGCATTGATGCCCTCTTGTTGGAGTTGTTGGCGGATTTTTTGAAGTTTGTTGTTCATATATGATTTTTTATCTAAAAATATTGGGTGACTGCCAATTGGATTTTTTGAAGGAACATATTCATTATTAAATTGAGAATAAAAATAAAAAATAATTTAATATTTAAGGAAGTCTGGCATGAAACCCATCAATTTTACTTGCTATATCGGGTTTACGCAAATACTCTGAGAAATACGCTCCCAACTCTTTTATGATGAGAGGAGTAAAAATGCTTGCTTTTGGAAATTGCTTATAAAGTTGATAAAATACGTCAATACCCTCTCTGTTAATTAGTTCTATTAATTGTTCGAAAGTTGGAGCTTTGGAGTTTCCTATTTGATAAGGTGTAAAGTGCCTTTGTGTCCTACCTGGCTGCAATTGCTCACATTGAAGTCCATCTGCACTCATTTTTTCAAAAGCATTTTCTTCAAATAGCTTTTGAGATTGGGGAATCTGTTTGACAAAAGCATCTAAAAAGCAAAGAGTTAATACGCAGGTTTGTTGGTAGTTTTGCCAGACGATGGCAGAATTATCGTGCTTATTTTTGGATTGAAGGGAGGCTGCAATTGCCCCAATTGATACAAAATCATTGTGTGAAACATGCCCTACTTTGCAGTAATAACGCCGAGCATACTGCAAGGTATTCAGCCACGTAAAAGTGGAGGATAAGCGGGCAAATGCCAAAATGGGTGTTTGGAATTGATCTTGTTTGGAAGACAAAATCTCCAATATTTTGGGGTTAGATGTATAAAAATCGTAGTCAATGGTCGTATCCTGTAGTATGGCTGCCTTCAAACTGTTGCGGTAATTTGCATATTTCTCTCCCATAAAACCCAGCACTACTTGCGCTCCGAAACTATGTCCAATCAAGGCAATTTCATTTTCTTTAATGTGAAATTTTCTTTTTTTGTATTGTATAATGATTTCTATATCTGCAATAGAACGCTCCAAATCCCAATCAATCCCTAGTGTTTTGGCGTCCATTGGATGAAAAGAACTACTAACGACTACATAACCCCAACTGGCTAAATATTCCAGCATCAGTGCATTATCATCAATATGGGCATCTAAACCTTGGTGGTAAATAATCATTGGAAATGCTTCCTCCAATACAGGGGCGTTTTTAGTCGCCATGATTTGACTTTGCATCAATTGTTGAAAGCGTTTTTCATCGACTTCTGTCCAATCCTTGTCCTCCTTGCCACTGAAATACAAGCGTGCTTTTTCGATGTGATGGTGTTTCATGCGTTCATGAAAGGATATAAGAGCGGACTCTTTGCTCTCAAAATCCCAATAGTTTTGGTAGCGCATATTGGGTTTTGCAGCTGTTTTTTGAGTAGGATACCATACATTGAGTGGCACTGGGCGGAGTGTAGTCTGATTATCAGGGAAAGAGGTTTGGTAAAAACGCCCTTCATCAAAAATACAATGATATCTAAAGCCCACATTGTAAGGACCATATTGCAGTGGAAGTTGAAGCATACCTATGGACACCAATTAAAATGAATGTAAAAACTAAAATTAAGCAAATAATCGCAGATTTCGTAATGTATTTTTTTGAATCGCAGAATTTGATTCAGCCGCTTAAAAAAAATGATTATCTTGTGCTTACTACATTCTACACCCAAGAATGTAACCATCTTAAAACCTGCATTTTATCAAATATACAAACAATCATTATGGCAAATTTTGACTACATCATTATCGGAGCAGGATCGGCAGGTTGTGTATTGGCGAATCGGCTTTCAACAGATCCATCTATCCAAGTCTTATTATTGGAGGCAGGAGGTCCAGATAGAGATCCACTTATTCACATCCCCAATGGCTATTCCCAATTGTTCAAAAAACCGTATGATTGGGGCTTTTGGACGGAACCACAAGCACAAGTTAACAACCGAAAAATCTATCTTCCTCGTGGTAAAACTTTGGGTGGATGCAGCTCGACCAATGCTTTGGCGTATGTGCGTGGCAACAAAGAAGACTACAATGATTGGGCAAAAATGGGAAATGAAGGCTGGAGTTTTGAAGAAATATTGCCTTATTTCATCCGATCAGAAAACAATGAACAGTTGAATCAAGTAGATAAAGGATATCACGGTAAAAACGGAGAATTGAATATAACCCATGCTACCCGCTTCAAAACACCTTATGGAGATGCTTTTTTGGAAGCTGCAAAACAAGTGGGGATTCCTGAAACTACAGACTACAATGGCGCACAACAAAAAGGAACTTCTTTGCTTCAATTTACCATCAAAGACGGCAAAAGACACAGCGGTGCAACTGCTTTTTTGAAACCTGCTTTGGGTCGCCCCAACCTCACCACTATCACTAAAGCCCATGTTAAACAAGTTATTATAGAAAACGATCGGGCGATTGGAGTAGAATACTTCAAAGGTAAAAAAACAGAAAAAGTATTGGTGAACAAAGAAGTGATTGTATCGGCAGGCAGCTTCAATTCACCTCAGATATTGATGCTTTCGGGCATTGGCGATGCAGAGGAATTGAAAAAACACGGAATCACCTGCAAAAAGGACTTAAAAGGAGTCGGCAAAAACCTGCAAGATCATCTTTTTTATGGTATTTCAGCGACATCCAAACAACAAGAAGGACTCAACCACCACATCAAATTGTGGAACCAATTGAAGGGTTTGGGGCAGTTTTTGTTTAAGAAAACAGGCGTATTTACCGTCAGTCCATTGGAGGCTGTAGCTTTTGTGAATATTGAAGATTATACTTCTGATGAGCGGGTCAATTTCCAATTTCACTTTGCGCCCATGCACGCAGGAAAAGGCTACGACTACGATATGTACGACCCTTACACTCTGCCCAAACACGATGGTTTCACGATTCTCCCCACCTTGTTGCACCCCAAAAGTAGGGGTTATGTCGGTTTGCGGTCTGCCAATCCATTGGATGCGCCGATGATTCAGCCCAACTTTTTGCAGGAAGAGGCGGATTTGAAGCAATTGGTAGAAGGGGGTAAATTGGCATTGGAAATGATGCAACAATCGGCTTTTGATGCCTATCGAAAAGAAATCGTTGCACCTCCAGATTTTAGTTCGGAAGCGGGTATTATTGACCACATCAAAAAATCGGTGGAAACAGTTTACCATCCTATTGGCACCTGCAAAATGGGCAAGGATGAAATGGCAGTAGTAAACGACCAACTGCAAGTACATGGCATTGAAGGACTACGAGTTGTAGATGCTTCGATTATGCCTACCATTGTATCTGGCAATACCAATGCTCCTGCATTCATGATTGCAGAAAAAGCGGCGGACATGATTCTGGGAAAAACACTTGCAGGACGAAAGGGGAAAGACATAATGAAAACGGAAAAAATTTAATCAATGAAAAGCATTTTGGTAACAGGGGCAAACGGACAGCTCGGAATGGCACTACAAAAACTCAGCAGAACGATGCCCAATGCCCATTTTATATTTTGCAGTCGGGAAGATTTGGACATCACCCAACCCAATGATATTCAACAGTACTTTGAGGATTACGATATTGGCGCAGTCATCAACAGCGCAGCTTATACGCAAGTCGATAAGGCAGAAACTGAGCAAAATTTGGCGCATGAAATCAACAGTCAAGGAGTTACAAACTTGGCGAAAGCTTGTGCAAAAGCAGATGCTTGGTTGTTCCATATTTCTACGGATTTTGTCTTCAATGGTCAGCAAAACATTCCCTACAAAGAAAGCGATTTGACCGCACCTATTGGAGCTTATGGTCACAGCAAATTGGAAGGGGAGGAAGCTGCATTGCAGAACCACACTAAAAGTGTGATTTTCAGAACATCTTGGTTGTATTCAACTACGGGACACAATTTTGTGAAAACGATGCTGCGATTGGGCAAAGAACGGGAAAAACTGAATGTGGTCTATGACCAAATTGGCTGCCCGACTTTTGCAGAAGATTTGGCGGTGACTTTGCTGCAAATTCTGCAACAACCCGACAAATTGCAGGGCTGCGAAATTTACCATTTCTCCAACAAAGGTGTGGCGAGTTGGTACGATTTTGCAGTGGCAATCATGCAGCTCGCAAAGATTGAATGTGAGGTGAATCCCATCGAAACGAAAGATTATCCGACTCCCGCTCAAAGACCCAATTTTAGCGTTTTAGATACCCAAAAAATCCGCAATGCATTTGGAATAGAGATTCCTTATTGGAGAGATAGTTTAGAGAATTGTTTGTATATGATGGAGGAAATAAAGTAGAAAACCTCAATTTCAAAAATCATGTACTTAGGTTGGCCAAAGTGTTAATTAAATAGAAGAAAAGTTAAACAGTGCTAAAAAGCGTTTCTTCTGCAATAAGCTGCGTAAATTGATATTTTACTCACCTTATTAAAGCAGCAATATGAAAACAGTTTTTTACGTCCTTTGCAGTCTATTCTTAACTACAACAGTCCTTATCGGGCAAACCGTTACGCAGCCACCAAGCGGTGGCAACCAAAAGAGTTCGGTCACACAATACATTGGCACTCTGGCACACATCACCATTGATTACAGCAGCCCTGATGTCACCTCTCCCCAAGGCGAAGACCGCACAGGTAAAATTTGGGGACAGCTTGTTCCTTGGGGTTTGCAAAACTTGAATTTTGGACTAAGCACAGACGCAAACCCTTCTCCATGGCGTGCAGGAGCCAACGAAAACACCACTTTTCACTTCTCACACGACATGATGGTGCAGGGAAAACCCATCAAAGCAGGTACTTACGGCTTTCATGTCATTCCCAAAGAAACAGGTGCTTGGACGCTCATTTTCTCCAACAATGCTACGGCTTGGGGAAGTTTCTACTACAACCCATCAGAAGATGCCCTTCGAGTAGAGGCAACGCCAACAGAAAGTGAATACCACGAATGGCTCACCTATGAATTTACAGACCGACAGCCTACTAATTGTACAGTTGCCCTCAAATGGGAAAAATTGGCACTGCCAATCAAAATTGAGGTAGCAGATATTCACAAGATGTATGTCGACAATTTCCGAAAAGAACTGCAATCTACGGCGGGCTTCAATTGGCAAGGATGGCAAGCAGCGGCAGCTTATTGCTACCAAAACGATGTCAATTTAGAGGAGGCATTGACTTGGGCGGACAATGCAGTGAATCTTCCTTTTGGGGGAGAAAAGAATTTTACAACGCTTCAAACCAAAGCCAATATTCTGGAAAAGTTGGGCAAAAAAGAGGAAGCAGCAGCGACGATGAAACAAGCGATTGAACATCCAACGGCAGGAGTTTTTCAGGTGCATCAATATGGTCGTCAGTTGATTGCAGAAGGTAAAAAGAAAGAAGCTCTTGAGGTGTTTGAATACAATATGAAAAATTTTGGAGATGTTTGGCCTGTAAGGGTTGGATTAGCAAGAGGCTATTCAGCTTTGGGCGAATATGACAAGGCTTTGGAACACTGCAAAATAGCGTTGGAACGTGCGCCAGACAAATTGAACAAGGATAGTTTGGTAGCTGCTATCGAAAAATTGGAGAAAAAACAGGATATGAATTAATATGAACTTTGGACGAAAGAAGCAAGGTATAAAGAATTGATAATTAAAATCTTAACTTTTGACGTAATTGGTTCTTAGTCAATTCAATTCTTACTTCTTGCGTCTTTGCTCCCTCGTCCAAAGTCTAAAATTAATTGGATTTGAATAGTTAGTGATTGGTGACTGGTAATTTGAACTTAGTCGATTATCAGTCACCGATTCTTCAAAAGCAATAAAAATTTGCTTATATCATTCACCCCATTTTAGAAATTACCCCCGTTTTTTCCAACAACTCCGAAAGCGACATTTGCGTATTCCGAATGTCCTTCCAATCCTTCAATATTATTCCTAAAGTTTCCTCCACAATGGATTTGTCCAAGTGGTCAATGTGCAAAGCCGCCAGAGATTGCGCCCAATCCAAAGTTTCGGCAATACCAGGAACTTTGTCGAGTTTTTGTTGGCGGAGTTGCTGCATAAACTGACAGATTTGCACACCCAACTTTTCGTCAATTTGAGGTACTTTTTGTTGAACGATTTGTATTTCTTTGTCCATTTCGGGATAATCAATCCAAAGGTAAAAACAACGCCTCCGCAAAGCATCCGAAAGATCTCGCACTCTATTTGAAGTAATCACTACCATAGGAATGTGTGTAGCTTGAACTGCTCCCATTTCGGGAATACTGATTTGCCAATCCGACAAAAGTTCCAACAAAAAGCTCTCAAAAGCTTCGTCGGCTCGGTCGACTTCATCAATCAACAAAACGGGTGATTTGTGGCTGCTAATCGCTTGCAGTAAGGGGCGTTTGAGTAGGAATTTTTCATGGAAAATAAAATTTTCCTTTTCTTCAAAAGACCATTGTTCCGTTTCTGCCATTTTCAAGGCAAGCAGTTGGGCTTGATAGTTCCATTCGTACAATGCCTGCTCTGAGCTCAATCCTTCATAACATTGCAGCCGAATTAGATCAGTATCAAACGCTCGTGCCAAAACCTTTGCAATCTCGGTTTTACCAACACCAGGAGGGCCTTCTACAAGAAGCGGACGTTGAAGTTTTTGACATAGAAAAATGGACATCAAAATAGAGGAATCGGCGATATAACCTTGCTTTTGAAGGTTTTCTTTGAGTTTTTCAATGTACGGGTTTTGTTGCATATTCTATAAAAAATGTGGTTCATCGAAGATTTTGAGGTTAAGAGATTTTTGAAGTTCACACTTCAAAAGTATCGGTCATTCCTCTAAAAACTTGGGATGAGCCAAAAATATTTCGGGTTAATATATCATAAAAATCTCCAATAACAGACTTATCAAAACCTGCTATTGGAGATTTCTTATGAAAATGTATGTACTTAAAAATGAAGTATAGACAAGGGTCTATACTATATCAAAGCCGTCAATGCCCTTTTTGCATACACTCCTGCAAGGTGTTTGCGGTATTTTTCATTCGCAAAATGGTCTTGCATAATGGAAACACCATCAGCAGTGTTTGAAGTAGCAACTTCAATGGAATCTGCATTGAGAGGTTTACCCTGCAAAGCATTTTCAATTCCTCCGTCTCGAAAAGGTGTACTGCTTACCCCTGCAAAAGCAACTCTTGCCGTTTTTACAGTACCAATATTTACTTCAACTGCTGCTGCACAACCGACTAAGGCAAAACGAGAAGCAGGTTGAACAAATTTGTGGTAGGTAGAGTTTCGGTTGGCCGCTGACTTGGGAATGTGAATCGCTACAACGATTTCGTTTTCTTCAAGGTCGGTCGCAAACAAGCCTTGAAAAAAATCATCCGCCTCTACTCTGCGTTTGCTCTCCTCACCTTGAATAATAATAGCCGCATTGGCAGCCAACAAAATAGCGGGCCAATCTGCTGAAGGGTCGGCATGAGCGATGCTTCCGCCAATTGTACCAAAATTGCGTACTTGTACATCACCAATCATTTTTGCAGCTTGTGTCACCATCGGAGCGTGTTCTGCCAAAGCGGCATTTTTGGCAATTTCACCATGTGTAGCGCAAGCACCAATAGTAATGCCGTCTGCACTGTCGTGAATTTCTTTGAGTTCTGCAATGCTGGTGATGTCAATCAAATTTTCAGGTTCGGACAAACGCAATTTCATTACAGGAATTAAACTATGTCCTCCTGCCAAAATTTTACATTCGTCCTCGTATTGATTGAGTAGCTGAATCGCTTCAGCTACGGTTTGAGGTTTATGATAGGATACTTTATATGGAACCATTTTATTTACTTTTTTTAGTTATGAATAACATTCCAGACTTTCTGCGAAGTCACAGGCATTTCGATGTCGTGAATACCATAAGGTGACAACGCATCCATGACCGCATTGACCACAGCAGGAGTCGAACCAATACAACCAGCCTCTCCCGCACCCTTTACACCCAATGGATTGTGAGGACAAGGAGTAACAGTTCGTTCTACTTCAAAACTGGGGAAATCATCAGCACGAGGCATTACATAGTCCATGTATGATGCATTGAGCAACTGCCCAGATTGATCGTATATCGTTCCTTCAAACAACGCCTGACCAATACCTTGTGCTACACCGCCATGAATCTGACCATCTACAATCATCGGATTGATTACATTTCCTACATCGTCCACTGCAATGAATCGTTTGAGGGTCACTTTACCTGTTTCTTTGTCAATTTCGACAATGGCAATGTGTGCGCCAAAAGGATAGGTGAAATTGGTTGGGTCGTAAAAACTGGAAAAATCAAGACCAGGTTCTACTCCTGCGGGATAATCGTGTGGTACATAAGCGGTAAGCGAAATATCACCAAAACTAATAGATTTGTCTGTGCCTTTCACTGTCCATTTGCCGCCTGCATATTCGAGGTCTTCTGCTGAACACTCCAACTTGTGGGCTGCAATTTTTGCACCTTTCTCTAGCACTTTTTCAATGCTTTTGACAATCGCACTACCTCCAACCGCAAGGCTTCGAGAACCATAGGTTCCCATACCAAAAGCGACCGATTCGGAATCACCATGCACAACTTCCACATCCTCCAATGGAATCCCAAACTTGTCGGCAACTACCTGAGCAAAAGTCGTTTCGTGTCCTTGACCATGCGAATGTGCACCTGTAAAAACACTCACTTTGCCTGTTGGCTGTACCCTCACTTGTGCCGATTCGTACAAACCTGCTCTTGCGCCCAAAGCACCTACTACTGCCGATGGTGCAATACCACATGCCTCAATATAAGTCGAAAATCCGATGCCCAATAATTTACCGTTTTCACGAGCAGTTTTTTGTTCCGCTCTGAAATCTTCATAACCGACCATCTCTAATGCCTTATACAACACTTCGTGGTAATTTCCGCTATCGTATTGAAGAGCAACCTGTGTTTGATAACCTTCTTGTTCAACACCATCAAAAGGCTGAATGAAATTTTTGAGGCGCAATTCAGCAGGATCTTCTCCCATTTCCAAAGCTGCTGTGTCCAAAAGTCTTTCCAGTAGATAAGTTGCTTCTGGACGACCTGCTCCACGATAGGCATCTACCGCTGTTGTATGGGTAAATACTGCTTCTAAATCTATATGAATGAGGGGAGTAGTGTAAAGTCCTTGCAGCAAAGTACCGTGCAGCCATGTAGGAACGGCAGGTGCAAAAGTGGAAAGATAAGCTCCTAAATTGGCGTAGGTTTTCACCCGCAAAGCAGTGATTTTGCCATCTTTATCAAAACCCATTTCTGCTTTCGTAACGTGGTCACGACCGTGTGCATCTGTCACAAAACTTTCACTTCGTTCTGCTGTCCACTTCACAGGACGCTCCAACTGTTTGGAAGCCCATGTAACCAATGCTTCTTCAATGTAATGGAAAATTTTGCTGCCAAAACCACCTCCTACGTCTGGTGAGACGACTCGAACTTTGTGTTCGGGAATTCCTAGCACAAAAGCACACATCAATAAGCGGGTTAAGTGCGGATTTTGAGAAGTAGTATATAAAGTATATCGGTCATTGTGCGTTTCAAAGTGTCCAATTGCAGAGCGGGGTTCGATGGCATTTGGCACAACTCTTTGATTGATATAATCCAAAGTTGTAACATGATGTGAGGCTTCAATTGCAGCATCTACATCCGCTTTGGGATTACCCAATTCCCAGTCAAAACACAAATTGTTGGGAGCATCTGCATGTACAAGTGGTGCGCCTTCTTCTGTTGCAGCCTTAGCATTTGTCACCGCAGGCAATACTTCATAATCCACCATTACGTTTTCAGCAGCGTCTTTGGCTTGTGCATACGTTTCTGCAATCACTACTGCCACAGCATCTCCTGCATGCAATA
The Chitinophagales bacterium genome window above contains:
- a CDS encoding xanthine dehydrogenase family protein molybdopterin-binding subunit; amino-acid sequence: MTLIGTSVKRVEDKRFITGKGRYTDDIVLPQMTFAYFVRSPFAHANIKSVDISSASEMEGVVKIYTGKDIAASGINGVPCGWQVNFKNGDTMKEPPHPLLVSEKVLHAGDAVAVVIAETYAQAKDAAENVMVDYEVLPAVTNAKAATEEGAPLVHADAPNNLCFDWELGNPKADVDAAIEASHHVTTLDYINQRVVPNAIEPRSAIGHFETHNDRYTLYTTSQNPHLTRLLMCAFVLGIPEHKVRVVSPDVGGGFGSKIFHYIEEALVTWASKQLERPVKWTAERSESFVTDAHGRDHVTKAEMGFDKDGKITALRVKTYANLGAYLSTFAPAVPTWLHGTLLQGLYTTPLIHIDLEAVFTHTTAVDAYRGAGRPEATYLLERLLDTAALEMGEDPAELRLKNFIQPFDGVEQEGYQTQVALQYDSGNYHEVLYKALEMVGYEDFRAEQKTARENGKLLGIGFSTYIEACGIAPSAVVGALGARAGLYESAQVRVQPTGKVSVFTGAHSHGQGHETTFAQVVADKFGIPLEDVEVVHGDSESVAFGMGTYGSRSLAVGGSAIVKSIEKVLEKGAKIAAHKLECSAEDLEYAGGKWTVKGTDKSISFGDISLTAYVPHDYPAGVEPGLDFSSFYDPTNFTYPFGAHIAIVEIDKETGKVTLKRFIAVDDVGNVINPMIVDGQIHGGVAQGIGQALFEGTIYDQSGQLLNASYMDYVMPRADDFPSFEVERTVTPCPHNPLGVKGAGEAGCIGSTPAVVNAVMDALSPYGIHDIEMPVTSQKVWNVIHN